Proteins encoded within one genomic window of Sphaerotilus montanus:
- a CDS encoding HAD family hydrolase, which yields MIAALTLDLDDTLWPVLPTLLRAEAVLQDWLRTHAPATAAAFDVPTLQRLRGEVARRHPELAHDLTALRLITLREALASVGDDPALAEPAFDVFFAERQQVQWYADVRPALERLAARFPLLALSNGNAELAATGLSAYFTGAVSARGCGVAKPAPRIFAVACAQLQCTVGQVMHVGDDWRLDVVGARQAGLHTAWIRRPEAALHHGPASPADDVAPPGRHLHLDDLLALADALGA from the coding sequence ATGATTGCTGCCCTCACCCTCGATCTGGACGACACCCTCTGGCCCGTCCTGCCCACGCTGCTGCGCGCCGAAGCCGTGCTGCAGGACTGGCTGCGTACCCACGCGCCGGCCACCGCTGCGGCCTTTGATGTGCCGACGCTGCAGCGCCTGCGCGGCGAGGTCGCGCGCCGCCACCCCGAACTGGCCCACGACCTGACCGCGCTGCGCCTGATCACGCTGCGCGAGGCGCTGGCCTCGGTCGGCGATGACCCGGCGCTGGCCGAGCCGGCCTTCGACGTGTTCTTCGCCGAGCGCCAGCAGGTGCAGTGGTACGCCGATGTCCGGCCGGCGCTGGAGCGGCTGGCCGCGCGCTTTCCGCTGCTGGCGCTGTCCAACGGCAATGCCGAACTGGCGGCGACGGGCCTGTCGGCCTACTTCACCGGGGCCGTGAGCGCGCGTGGCTGCGGCGTGGCCAAGCCGGCGCCGCGCATCTTCGCGGTGGCGTGCGCGCAGTTGCAGTGCACGGTCGGGCAGGTGATGCACGTGGGCGACGACTGGCGGCTCGACGTCGTCGGCGCCCGCCAGGCGGGACTGCACACGGCGTGGATCCGGCGTCCAGAGGCAGCGCTCCACCACGGCCCCGCCAGTCCGGCCGACGATGTCGCACCGCCCGGCCGGCATCTCCATCTGGACGATCTGCTCGCCCTGGCGGACGCGCTGGGCGCCTGA
- the hemH gene encoding ferrochelatase, whose protein sequence is MKTQPEPEYRHGSPARVGVLLVNLGTPDAPTAPAVRRYLAQFLSDQRVVEIPAAVWKPILHGIILRTRPAKSAAKYASIWTPEGSPLAVWTRKQAELLQASVTAHGLAITVRHAMRYGSPSIASELDALKAAGCDRILVVPMYPQYSGTTTASVMDDVHHWQLRQRTLPEIRWIRQHHDDEGYIDALARRVQDHWAREGRGDHLLLSFHGVPERTLTLGDPYHCHCYKTARLLGERLGLDKDALSLSFQSRFGKAKWLEPYTEPTLQALAKKGVKHLQIFCPGFSADCLETLEEIAIEGKHVFLKAGGQRYDHIPCLNDHPAWIDALHGLVERHTAGWAVRADAQPRAALLEGQRQRALALGAKV, encoded by the coding sequence ATGAAAACCCAACCCGAACCCGAATACCGCCACGGCAGCCCGGCCCGCGTCGGCGTGCTGCTCGTCAACCTCGGCACGCCGGACGCGCCGACCGCCCCGGCGGTGCGGCGCTACCTGGCGCAGTTCCTCAGCGACCAGCGGGTGGTGGAGATTCCCGCCGCGGTGTGGAAGCCGATCCTGCACGGCATCATCCTGCGCACCCGCCCGGCCAAGTCCGCCGCCAAGTACGCCAGCATCTGGACGCCCGAAGGCTCGCCGCTGGCGGTCTGGACGCGCAAGCAGGCCGAACTGCTGCAGGCCAGCGTCACCGCCCACGGCCTGGCGATCACCGTGCGCCACGCGATGCGCTACGGCAGCCCGTCCATCGCCAGCGAACTCGATGCGCTGAAGGCCGCCGGCTGCGACCGCATCCTGGTCGTGCCGATGTACCCGCAGTATTCGGGCACGACCACCGCCAGCGTGATGGACGACGTGCACCACTGGCAGTTGCGCCAGCGCACGCTGCCCGAGATCCGCTGGATCCGCCAGCACCACGACGATGAAGGCTACATCGACGCCCTCGCCCGCCGCGTGCAGGACCACTGGGCGCGCGAAGGCCGTGGCGACCACCTGCTGCTGAGCTTCCACGGCGTGCCCGAGCGCACGCTGACGCTCGGCGACCCCTACCACTGCCACTGCTACAAGACCGCGCGCCTGCTCGGCGAGCGGCTCGGGCTGGACAAGGACGCGCTCTCGCTGAGCTTCCAGAGCCGCTTCGGCAAGGCCAAGTGGCTGGAGCCCTACACCGAGCCCACGTTGCAGGCGCTGGCGAAGAAGGGCGTGAAGCATCTGCAGATCTTCTGCCCCGGTTTCTCGGCCGACTGTCTGGAAACGCTGGAGGAAATCGCCATCGAGGGCAAGCACGTCTTTCTCAAGGCGGGCGGACAGCGCTACGACCACATCCCCTGCCTCAACGACCACCCGGCGTGGATCGACGCGCTGCACGGGCTGGTCGAGCGCCACACGGCGGGCTGGGCCGTGCGCGCCGATGCGCAGCCGCGGGCCGCACTGCTCGAAGGCCAGCGCCAGCGGGCGCTGGCGCTCGGCGCCAAGGTCTGA
- the kynB gene encoding arylformamidase yields MSARRLWDISPPVGPATPVFPGDQAYVQHWTARLGPGCAANVSAVTFSPHLGAHADAPLHYADGAPSIGEVDLAPFLGPCRVVHAIGCGPLVRPEHLWHAAEHLPPRVLVRTCQRAATVWTTDFTALAPETIDWLAGQGVRLVGIDTPSVDPASSETLESHQRLLQLDLRVLENLVLDEVPAGDYELIALPLRLVLADASPVRAVLRAL; encoded by the coding sequence GTGAGCGCGCGGCGGCTGTGGGACATCTCGCCACCGGTCGGTCCCGCGACCCCGGTCTTCCCGGGGGACCAGGCGTACGTCCAGCACTGGACCGCCCGGCTGGGCCCCGGATGCGCCGCCAACGTCAGTGCGGTCACGTTCTCGCCCCACCTCGGTGCCCATGCCGACGCCCCGCTGCATTACGCCGATGGTGCCCCGTCGATCGGCGAGGTCGATCTCGCGCCATTCCTGGGGCCCTGTCGCGTGGTCCATGCGATCGGCTGCGGGCCGCTTGTCCGCCCGGAGCACCTGTGGCATGCCGCGGAACACCTCCCGCCGCGGGTGCTGGTGCGCACCTGCCAGCGGGCCGCGACGGTCTGGACGACCGATTTCACGGCGCTGGCCCCCGAGACGATCGACTGGCTGGCGGGGCAGGGCGTGCGGCTGGTGGGCATCGACACACCCTCGGTCGATCCGGCGTCCAGCGAGACCCTGGAGAGCCACCAGCGGCTGCTGCAGCTGGATCTGCGGGTGCTGGAGAACCTCGTGCTGGACGAGGTGCCTGCAGGCGACTATGAACTGATCGCCTTGCCACTCCGGCTGGTGCTGGCGGATGCGTCGCCGGTGCGGGCGGTGCTGCGGGCGCTGTAG
- a CDS encoding tripartite tricarboxylate transporter permease, translated as MDALHIWNNLLQGFLTAGTPINLLWALVGCTLGTAVGVLPGIGPATAVAMLLPITLKVEPTASMIFFAGIYYGAMYGGSTTSILLNTPGEAGSMVTALEGNKMAKNGRAGAALATAAIGSFVAGTIATVLVTMFAPLVATYAIRLGPPEYFMLMLLAFCTVSAVLGQSTLRGLTALGVGLAMGLIGIDQISGQARYTGGVPEFMDGMEVVLVAVGLFAVAEALYAVLFQGRVVETQNTLTSVHMTRLEWRRSWPAWLRATFIGFPFGTIPAGGSEIPTFLSYATEKKLSKHKEEFGTTGAIEGVAGPEAANNAAITATLIPLLTLGIPTSNTTAILLGAFQNYGIQPGPQLFDTNATLVWALIASLYIGNVMLLILNLPLVGLWVKLLKIPKSYLYAGILIFATVGVYGMRQSAFDLFLMFAIGLLGVVMRRFSFPTAPVIVGMILGPLAEAQMRNALSIGEGKWGVFLERPMSLTLLVVVLMVLVLPRLMKLRKKG; from the coding sequence ATGGATGCACTGCACATCTGGAACAACCTGCTGCAGGGCTTCCTGACGGCGGGCACGCCCATCAACCTGCTGTGGGCGCTGGTCGGCTGCACGCTGGGCACGGCGGTCGGCGTGCTGCCCGGCATCGGCCCGGCCACCGCGGTGGCGATGCTGCTGCCGATCACGCTGAAGGTGGAGCCGACGGCGTCGATGATCTTCTTCGCCGGCATCTACTACGGCGCGATGTATGGCGGCTCGACCACCTCGATCCTGCTGAACACGCCGGGCGAGGCCGGCTCGATGGTCACCGCACTCGAAGGCAACAAGATGGCCAAGAACGGCCGTGCCGGGGCGGCACTGGCCACCGCGGCGATCGGCTCGTTCGTGGCCGGCACCATCGCCACCGTGCTGGTGACGATGTTCGCGCCGCTCGTGGCCACCTACGCCATCCGTCTCGGCCCGCCGGAATACTTCATGCTGATGCTGCTGGCCTTCTGCACCGTCAGCGCGGTGCTGGGTCAGAGCACGCTGCGCGGCCTGACGGCGCTCGGTGTCGGTCTGGCGATGGGCCTGATCGGCATCGACCAGATCTCCGGCCAGGCCCGCTACACCGGCGGGGTGCCCGAATTCATGGACGGCATGGAAGTCGTGCTGGTCGCGGTCGGCCTGTTCGCGGTGGCCGAGGCGCTGTACGCGGTGCTGTTCCAGGGCCGCGTGGTCGAGACGCAGAACACGCTGACCTCGGTCCACATGACCAGGCTGGAATGGCGCCGCTCGTGGCCGGCGTGGCTGCGCGCGACCTTCATCGGCTTCCCCTTCGGCACCATCCCGGCCGGCGGCAGCGAGATCCCGACCTTCCTGAGCTACGCGACCGAGAAGAAGCTGTCGAAGCACAAGGAAGAGTTCGGCACCACGGGTGCGATCGAGGGTGTGGCCGGTCCGGAAGCGGCCAACAACGCCGCGATCACCGCCACGCTGATCCCGCTGCTGACGCTGGGCATCCCGACCTCGAACACGACGGCGATCCTGCTGGGCGCGTTCCAGAACTACGGTATCCAGCCCGGTCCGCAGCTCTTCGACACCAACGCCACGCTGGTCTGGGCACTGATCGCCTCGCTCTACATCGGCAACGTGATGCTGCTGATCCTGAACCTGCCGCTGGTGGGTCTGTGGGTCAAGCTGCTGAAGATCCCGAAGAGCTACCTGTACGCGGGCATCCTGATCTTCGCGACGGTCGGTGTCTACGGCATGCGCCAGAGTGCGTTCGACCTGTTCCTGATGTTCGCGATCGGCCTGCTCGGCGTGGTGATGCGGCGCTTCAGCTTCCCGACCGCACCGGTGATCGTCGGCATGATCCTCGGCCCGCTCGCCGAAGCGCAGATGCGCAACGCGCTGTCCATCGGCGAAGGCAAGTGGGGCGTGTTCCTGGAGCGGCCGATGTCGCTGACGCTGCTGGTGGTGGTGCTGATGGTGCTAGTCTTGCCGCGCCTGATGAAACTGAGGAAGAAAGGGTGA
- a CDS encoding tripartite tricarboxylate transporter TctB family protein, with the protein MTDTVRDALPADARRHQTWLGAGVVVLALGLAWGATSISSDAGYAGVGPNFLPWVVSGLLGLCGVWLVWEARTGGFRDMDETDGADRGDWPGFAWVTAGILLNALLITKIGFILSCALCFVLAVRGFKASEGRLDLRPRAWITDSLIGIAISAPVYWMFTKALAISLPGLTATGWL; encoded by the coding sequence ATGACCGACACGGTGCGTGACGCTTTGCCGGCCGATGCCCGGCGCCACCAGACCTGGCTGGGTGCCGGTGTGGTGGTGCTGGCACTGGGTCTGGCGTGGGGGGCGACCTCCATTTCTTCCGATGCGGGCTACGCTGGTGTCGGTCCGAATTTCCTGCCCTGGGTGGTGTCGGGACTGCTCGGCCTGTGCGGCGTCTGGCTTGTCTGGGAGGCCCGCACCGGCGGCTTCCGCGACATGGACGAGACCGACGGCGCCGACCGGGGCGACTGGCCCGGCTTCGCCTGGGTCACTGCCGGCATCCTCCTCAACGCGTTGCTGATCACGAAGATCGGCTTCATCCTCAGCTGCGCCCTGTGCTTCGTGCTGGCGGTGCGCGGCTTCAAGGCGTCGGAGGGGCGGCTGGACCTGCGCCCGCGCGCCTGGATCACCGACAGCCTGATCGGCATCGCCATTTCGGCGCCGGTCTACTGGATGTTCACGAAGGCGCTGGCCATCAGCCTGCCCGGACTCACCGCCACGGGATGGCTCTGA
- a CDS encoding Bug family tripartite tricarboxylate transporter substrate binding protein has product MRRDTFLKSLAAMAAAGVLPAQAADVNLKMMIPANPGGGWDGTGRALGKAMQDAGAVSTVQYENKGGAAGAIGLAQFVNGSKGDPNTLMVMGAVMIGGIITGKPPVSLTAATPIARLSSEYNVFVVPAESPFKTMKDVVEAVRKDAGSVKWGGGSRGSTEHIAAAMLAREIGVDATKINYVPFRGGGEAIAAILGGNVSVGGSGYSEFQQYIESGKMRPIGVTSPTRLKLAPNVPTMKEQGFNVEIGNWRGVYGAPGITPAQRKALTDLLQKTVKSKAWAEAMEKNGWTDAWLAGTAFDEFVEREFASLRATMVKAGMI; this is encoded by the coding sequence ATGCGTCGCGACACCTTCCTCAAGTCCCTGGCCGCCATGGCCGCTGCGGGCGTGCTGCCCGCGCAGGCCGCCGATGTCAACCTCAAGATGATGATCCCGGCCAATCCGGGCGGTGGCTGGGACGGCACCGGCCGCGCGCTGGGCAAGGCGATGCAGGACGCCGGCGCGGTCAGCACCGTGCAGTACGAGAACAAGGGCGGTGCGGCCGGTGCGATCGGTCTGGCGCAGTTCGTCAACGGCAGCAAGGGCGACCCGAACACGCTGATGGTGATGGGCGCCGTGATGATCGGCGGCATCATCACCGGCAAGCCGCCGGTCTCGCTGACCGCCGCGACGCCGATCGCGCGCCTGTCCAGCGAATACAACGTCTTCGTGGTGCCGGCCGAGTCGCCGTTCAAGACGATGAAGGACGTCGTCGAGGCCGTCAGGAAGGATGCCGGCAGCGTCAAGTGGGGCGGTGGTTCGCGTGGATCGACCGAGCACATCGCCGCGGCCATGCTGGCGCGCGAGATCGGTGTCGACGCGACGAAGATCAACTACGTGCCTTTCCGTGGCGGCGGCGAGGCGATCGCGGCCATCCTGGGTGGCAACGTCTCGGTCGGCGGCAGCGGCTACAGCGAGTTCCAGCAGTACATCGAGTCCGGCAAGATGCGCCCGATCGGCGTCACTTCGCCGACCCGCCTGAAGCTGGCGCCGAACGTGCCGACGATGAAGGAGCAGGGCTTCAACGTCGAGATCGGCAACTGGCGCGGGGTCTACGGTGCCCCCGGCATCACGCCCGCCCAGCGCAAGGCGCTGACCGACCTGCTGCAGAAGACCGTCAAGTCCAAGGCCTGGGCCGAGGCGATGGAGAAGAACGGCTGGACCGACGCCTGGCTGGCAGGCACGGCCTTCGACGAGTTCGTCGAGCGCGAGTTCGCGTCGCTGCGGGCGACGATGGTCAAGGCCGGGATGATCTGA
- a CDS encoding response regulator transcription factor, protein MKLLLIEDNATMQTTLRRAFERRGIQVVSCDDGARALDRWEASQPDVVLLDLSLPGLDGLEVLSRARSAGWSTPVVILTARGTVGDRILGLNTGADDYLAKPFDLDELEARVRALVRRSGAASGGAGRPPDAFCGLRVDADSGAVYLHDAPMELTARELALMRALLARPGHAVARERLFDLVFPGEADVQAEAIEVVVYRLRKKLAQTGAQLVTLRGLGYLLKAVP, encoded by the coding sequence ATGAAACTCCTGCTGATCGAAGACAACGCCACGATGCAGACCACGCTGCGCCGCGCCTTCGAGCGGCGCGGCATCCAGGTCGTCAGCTGCGACGACGGCGCCCGCGCGCTCGACCGCTGGGAAGCGAGCCAGCCCGATGTCGTGCTGCTCGACCTGAGCCTGCCCGGGCTGGACGGGCTGGAGGTGCTCAGCCGCGCCCGCAGCGCCGGCTGGAGCACGCCCGTGGTGATCCTGACCGCCCGTGGCACGGTGGGTGACCGCATCCTGGGCCTGAACACCGGTGCGGACGACTACCTCGCGAAACCGTTCGATCTGGACGAACTGGAGGCCCGGGTGCGGGCGCTGGTGCGCCGCTCCGGTGCCGCCTCCGGCGGAGCGGGCCGACCGCCGGACGCCTTCTGCGGCCTGCGCGTGGACGCCGACAGCGGCGCCGTCTACCTGCACGATGCGCCGATGGAGCTGACCGCGCGCGAACTCGCCCTGATGCGCGCGCTGCTCGCGCGGCCCGGCCACGCGGTGGCGCGCGAGCGGCTGTTCGATCTGGTGTTCCCGGGGGAAGCCGACGTGCAGGCCGAGGCCATCGAGGTGGTCGTCTACCGTCTGCGCAAGAAGCTTGCCCAGACCGGCGCACAGCTTGTCACGCTGCGCGGCCTGGGCTATCTGCTCAAGGCCGTGCCCTGA
- a CDS encoding sensor histidine kinase, which yields MPDRLSLLARWRQLHEHLSLRAYLLLGILGPVVVLVLVNTLSVYREALESADTAYDRPLLASAKSIGEHLDIARDAHGQGTVVTATVPYSALEAFEADNRSRMYFRVSDTQGRMISGFEDLPVWHGQLPARSVYAALVDFYDAEFRGQPVRVAVLLQPVAGSEGVGMAVIQVAETLELRRTLARALLLGTLWRQAALIAVIAGVVVWVVQRATRPVRQLSAQLQQRGDGDLTPLVADEAPRELQPLIDANNAMMARLSQLLDHQKRFVRDASHQLRTPLAVLKTQVQSARRGDIDARQALAEIEHTVDGATELANQMLALAKVEQLRQQGQAPVLDWDRLVRDVALDLSALIADHGLEFSIETDNAPVRAHAWALRELVRNLLHNAIKCSPDGSALAIRLRSDPRHATLTIADSGPGIPAAQRMHLFRPFAAGRSADNLRSGAGLGLAICQEIVQSLGGALVLDNRTAPDGHTTGLDATVRLPLADPPPSESFTSR from the coding sequence ATGCCGGACCGCCTGTCGCTCCTTGCACGCTGGCGCCAGCTGCACGAGCACCTGTCGCTGCGCGCCTACCTGCTGCTCGGCATCCTGGGGCCGGTGGTGGTGCTGGTGCTGGTCAACACCCTCAGCGTCTACCGGGAGGCCCTGGAATCGGCCGACACCGCCTACGACCGCCCCCTGCTGGCATCGGCCAAGTCGATCGGCGAGCATCTGGACATCGCCCGCGATGCCCATGGCCAGGGCACGGTCGTCACGGCCACCGTGCCCTACTCCGCGCTCGAAGCCTTCGAGGCCGACAACCGCAGCCGGATGTACTTCCGCGTCAGCGACACGCAGGGCCGGATGATCTCGGGCTTCGAGGACCTGCCCGTCTGGCACGGCCAGCTGCCCGCGCGCAGCGTCTATGCCGCGCTGGTCGATTTCTACGACGCCGAGTTCCGCGGCCAGCCGGTGCGGGTGGCCGTGCTGCTGCAGCCGGTGGCCGGGAGCGAGGGGGTCGGCATGGCCGTGATCCAGGTCGCCGAGACGCTGGAGCTGCGCCGCACGCTGGCCCGTGCGCTGCTGCTGGGCACGCTGTGGCGGCAGGCCGCGCTGATCGCGGTGATCGCGGGCGTGGTGGTCTGGGTCGTGCAGCGGGCGACGCGGCCGGTGCGCCAGCTCAGCGCCCAGCTGCAGCAGCGCGGCGACGGCGACCTGACCCCGCTCGTGGCCGACGAGGCCCCGCGCGAGCTGCAACCGCTGATCGATGCCAACAACGCGATGATGGCGCGGCTGTCCCAGCTGCTCGACCACCAGAAACGCTTCGTGCGCGACGCCTCGCACCAGCTGCGCACCCCGCTGGCCGTGCTCAAGACGCAGGTCCAGTCGGCCCGCCGTGGCGACATCGATGCCAGGCAGGCACTGGCCGAGATCGAGCACACCGTGGACGGTGCCACCGAACTGGCCAACCAGATGCTGGCACTCGCCAAGGTCGAACAACTGCGCCAGCAGGGCCAGGCGCCGGTGCTGGACTGGGACCGCCTGGTGCGCGACGTGGCGCTCGACCTCTCCGCGCTGATCGCCGACCACGGGCTGGAGTTCTCGATCGAGACCGACAACGCCCCCGTGCGCGCCCACGCCTGGGCCCTGCGGGAACTCGTGCGCAACCTGCTGCACAACGCCATCAAGTGCTCCCCCGATGGCTCGGCGCTCGCCATCCGGCTGCGCAGCGACCCGCGCCACGCCACGCTGACGATTGCCGACAGCGGCCCTGGCATCCCGGCTGCGCAGCGCATGCACCTGTTCCGCCCCTTTGCGGCGGGCCGCAGCGCGGACAACCTGCGCTCCGGTGCCGGCCTGGGACTGGCCATCTGCCAGGAGATCGTGCAGTCGCTCGGCGGTGCGCTGGTGCTGGACAATCGCACCGCCCCCGACGGGCACACCACCGGGCTGGACGCCACCGTGCGCCTGCCCCTGGCCGATCCACCGCCCTCCGAATCCTTCACCAGCCGATGA
- a CDS encoding RNA-binding S4 domain-containing protein gives MSSKSRPPAPPAPMPGQRLDKWLWAARFFKTRTLAGDEIERGRVLVNAQHAKPSREVRPGDRLSLRQGNSPVPREVQVLGLSEARGPAPQAQRLYAETPESIAAQAEWQVRRPYAVDPAVAMEQGRPTKADRRQLVEWQRWSASLDDEA, from the coding sequence ATGAGCAGCAAGTCCCGCCCTCCCGCCCCGCCCGCGCCGATGCCAGGCCAGCGCCTCGACAAGTGGCTGTGGGCCGCACGGTTCTTCAAGACCCGCACCCTGGCGGGTGACGAGATCGAGCGTGGCCGCGTGCTGGTCAATGCCCAGCACGCCAAGCCTTCGCGCGAAGTGCGACCGGGCGACCGCCTGAGCCTGCGCCAGGGCAACAGCCCGGTGCCACGCGAGGTGCAGGTGCTCGGGCTGTCGGAAGCCCGTGGCCCGGCACCCCAGGCGCAACGCCTGTACGCCGAAACACCCGAGAGCATCGCCGCCCAGGCCGAGTGGCAGGTCCGCCGGCCGTACGCGGTCGACCCGGCCGTGGCCATGGAGCAGGGCCGCCCCACCAAGGCAGACCGCCGCCAGCTCGTCGAGTGGCAACGCTGGAGCGCGTCGCTCGACGACGAAGCCTGA
- a CDS encoding DUF5666 domain-containing protein: protein MRVSNRRIGLAAALVAGLLAVLVACGGGSVGTNGTGSPVLVGLNVGTVSGLGSVIVDGTRHDDSAAKTEISRNGTDVEVGDVRLGHRVSLEFGTDAAGTQVLQRIELLPSVSGRVSERTADTIGVLGQTVTVNSDPARGPVTTFESPLSGLADLQLGDAVDVHALTQRTGSGPTDVRLVATRITRRSALPGVRVSGAVAALSAAGSGGARSFRLGALTVELPSAAALQPQGIALLDGRTVTVFAPESAFDPATLVLGASLVQVMSVGTAGSGSAGVASTLGRAGLVGAWTGSTFELDGVGLLVQADTQIVSPGQALGDGAYVQATAVLDSSGRWRATRIERLGTAAAVAELRGTLDDWSATAGTFRLRDTVVTLAPSARIDLAACRAPSLADGLYVEVRGASTAQGLTASTVVCAPEPAGTKSRLERHGLVLTADAVARKLTMRHQAGGAVLTVTWSDSLYLREPLTMAALVALAGTSSQIEVEGTLSADGLQMAARKIKLRTTRH, encoded by the coding sequence ATGCGGGTTTCGAATCGACGGATCGGGCTGGCGGCGGCGCTGGTGGCCGGGCTGCTGGCGGTGCTGGTCGCCTGTGGCGGCGGCAGCGTGGGGACCAATGGTACCGGCAGCCCGGTGCTGGTGGGCCTGAACGTGGGCACGGTGTCGGGTCTGGGCAGCGTGATCGTCGATGGCACCCGCCATGACGACAGTGCCGCGAAGACCGAGATCAGCCGCAATGGCACCGACGTCGAGGTGGGCGATGTGCGTCTGGGGCACCGGGTGTCGCTGGAGTTCGGCACGGATGCTGCGGGCACGCAAGTGCTGCAGCGCATCGAGCTGCTGCCGAGTGTCTCGGGCCGCGTCAGCGAGCGCACTGCAGACACCATCGGCGTGCTGGGCCAGACGGTCACCGTCAACAGCGACCCGGCCCGCGGACCGGTGACCACCTTCGAGTCACCGCTGAGTGGCCTGGCCGACCTGCAGCTCGGCGATGCGGTGGACGTGCACGCGCTGACCCAGCGCACCGGATCCGGCCCGACCGACGTGCGCTTGGTGGCCACGCGCATCACCCGGCGCAGCGCGCTCCCCGGCGTGCGGGTCAGCGGGGCGGTGGCCGCGCTGTCGGCAGCCGGCAGCGGCGGTGCGCGCAGTTTCCGGCTGGGGGCCTTGACGGTGGAGCTGCCATCGGCCGCCGCCCTGCAGCCGCAGGGCATCGCCCTGCTCGACGGCCGCACGGTGACCGTGTTCGCTCCCGAGTCGGCGTTTGATCCGGCCACGCTGGTCCTCGGTGCCAGCCTGGTGCAGGTGATGTCGGTCGGCACAGCCGGCAGCGGCAGCGCCGGTGTGGCCAGCACCCTGGGCCGCGCCGGACTGGTCGGTGCCTGGACCGGGAGCACGTTCGAGCTGGACGGGGTGGGGCTGCTGGTCCAGGCCGACACGCAGATCGTGTCGCCGGGGCAGGCGCTGGGGGACGGGGCGTACGTGCAGGCCACGGCCGTGCTGGACAGCAGCGGCCGCTGGCGGGCGACCCGCATCGAGCGCCTGGGCACTGCAGCCGCCGTTGCCGAATTGCGGGGCACGCTGGACGACTGGTCGGCCACGGCCGGCACCTTCCGCCTGCGCGACACCGTGGTGACGCTGGCGCCGTCCGCGCGGATCGATCTGGCCGCCTGCCGTGCGCCGTCGCTGGCGGACGGGCTGTATGTCGAGGTGCGGGGGGCGTCCACCGCGCAGGGCCTGACGGCCAGCACGGTGGTCTGTGCGCCGGAGCCGGCGGGCACCAAGAGCCGGCTGGAGCGCCACGGGCTGGTGCTGACCGCGGACGCCGTGGCGCGCAAGCTGACCATGCGCCACCAGGCGGGGGGGGCGGTGCTGACGGTCACCTGGTCGGACTCGCTCTATCTGCGCGAGCCGCTGACCATGGCGGCCCTGGTGGCGCTGGCCGGCACGTCGAGCCAGATCGAAGTCGAGGGCACGCTGTCGGCGGACGGGCTGCAGATGGCCGCCCGCAAGATCAAGCTGCGCACGACGCGCCACTGA
- a CDS encoding DUF6502 family protein gives MTDPILPTPAEQSLDDVAVMLAPLVRWLLVQGIPLNALVRTLRGVYLSEAHDDLARRGRRVTDSALSVLTGIHRKEVRAFMEAHHEPAGTPAPAARLTPTPASVLFSQWITDPDYREPAGEIRRDLPRHGPAPSFEALAREASRDVHPRTLLEELERLQLVEVQPERVRLLSDRFVLPLHDPAAVRTMAVNVADHIAAAVHNLQAEAPSERRLEQSVFADGLSLAAASHLGDVARQLWGVALESMVREARAQIALEAERGRQPTPDHSDDRNTRVRFGIYYHLEVNKSTNPRED, from the coding sequence ATGACCGATCCGATTTTGCCCACCCCTGCCGAGCAGTCGCTCGACGATGTTGCCGTGATGCTGGCGCCTCTGGTGCGCTGGCTGCTGGTGCAGGGCATCCCGCTGAATGCGCTGGTACGTACCCTGCGCGGTGTCTACCTGTCCGAAGCCCACGATGACCTGGCCCGGCGCGGACGCCGCGTGACCGATTCCGCGCTGAGCGTGCTGACCGGCATCCACCGCAAGGAAGTGCGTGCCTTCATGGAAGCGCACCACGAGCCTGCCGGCACGCCGGCACCTGCCGCGCGCCTGACACCCACGCCGGCATCGGTGCTCTTCTCGCAGTGGATCACCGATCCGGACTACCGGGAACCGGCCGGCGAGATCCGGCGGGATCTGCCGCGGCATGGTCCCGCTCCGAGCTTCGAGGCGCTGGCGCGCGAAGCCTCGCGCGATGTCCATCCCCGCACGCTGCTGGAAGAGCTGGAGCGGCTGCAACTGGTCGAGGTGCAGCCCGAGCGGGTGCGTCTGCTGTCCGATCGATTCGTCCTGCCTCTGCATGATCCGGCGGCCGTGCGCACGATGGCGGTCAACGTGGCTGACCACATCGCCGCTGCGGTGCACAACCTGCAGGCCGAGGCGCCGTCCGAGCGCCGGCTTGAACAGAGCGTCTTTGCCGACGGGCTGAGTCTGGCGGCCGCGAGCCACCTCGGTGACGTGGCGCGACAGCTCTGGGGCGTGGCACTGGAGAGCATGGTGCGCGAGGCGCGCGCGCAGATCGCGCTGGAGGCGGAGCGTGGTCGCCAGCCGACACCGGATCATTCCGATGACCGGAACACCCGGGTGCGCTTCGGGATTTATTACCATCTTGAAGTGAATAAATCGACCAACCCCCGGGAGGACTGA